Part of the Maridesulfovibrio sp. genome, CCAAACTGCGTAAAGCTCTCTCCGAAGGCGCTGAGATCGTAGATCACTTCGGTCGTGACGAAGTTCTCGTACAGCTTCGCGAATACTACGAAGGCCTCACCGAAAAGGTTGAAGTCAAAATGCAGGGCGCAGCTTCCGGCGACGCAATGTAATTTAAGTAGTATTACTACTTGCTTATTCAGGGGGGAGGCGGTTTTCGCCTCTCCCCTTTTCTTTTCATTACGGGCGAATAGGGCTTCTTTTTTACACGGCAAATCAGAGGGGTTGCCCATCGGGAGAAATCGCGCTATTAAGGTGGACTTCTCTATATCACATTTCAGGAAACTAAAATAATGCCCGAATATAAAAAATTTGAACGTTCCGGCGGTGCCGCACCGCGTAGACAGTCCCTGCTCGACGAAATCAAAGAGCTGGACGCAAGACTTCTTTCCCTCGTATCCCGCAGAAACTACCTTATGGGTAAAGCTGCCAGCAAGCGCAAACAGAAAGGTCTGCCTCTTGGTGATCCGGATATGGAAAGACGTATCTTTGAAACTTGGTCTGCAGAAGCCGGTCCAAAAAAATTCGATCTCAAAACAGCACGCCGTGTTTTCGAACAGCTCAACAACCTTGCTTATGCTGGTGTTGCCAAGCCTGAGAACCGCAAGCTTTCTACATATGTACTTTCTCCGCCCCAGAAACCTGTGGACGTTACTTTTGACGGTCCCGGTTCCCTTTTTCAGTCCAAGCTCTGGATAGCTCTTAGTGCTGCTTCCGGAGCAGAAGCAAAAATGGGTCCCCTGTGCGTTAACGATGAGATCACTGAACTTATCAAAGCACTCAATCAGGCTGGCGCACACCTTTCATGGGATGGCGAGACTATTGACTCCCGCTCCGGAGACGGAATCGAATTTGAAGAAAAGCTGATCTTTGCCGGGGACAATGCCATGACCATGTTCTTGACAATTGCTTTCGGTCTCAAAACTGTTGGCAAGTTCAAGATCGCCGGCGGCCCCATCCTTAAGCAGTACGACTCCAGACCTCTGGCCGAAGTTCTCTCTCCGCTGGGTGCAAGACTCAATACTCTTGACCTGCAGAGCCACGGCTTACCCGCCCGTCTCGAATGCGGTGGCCGCATGGCTTCATCCATTGAAATTTCTGAAGACATTCCTGCCGAATTTATCTCCGCTCTTGC contains:
- a CDS encoding chorismate mutase, yielding MPEYKKFERSGGAAPRRQSLLDEIKELDARLLSLVSRRNYLMGKAASKRKQKGLPLGDPDMERRIFETWSAEAGPKKFDLKTARRVFEQLNNLAYAGVAKPENRKLSTYVLSPPQKPVDVTFDGPGSLFQSKLWIALSAASGAEAKMGPLCVNDEITELIKALNQAGAHLSWDGETIDSRSGDGIEFEEKLIFAGDNAMTMFLTIAFGLKTVGKFKIAGGPILKQYDSRPLAEVLSPLGARLNTLDLQSHGLPARLECGGRMASSIEISEDIPAEFISALALAAWTYPQGLTFKFAEGWHGAGLLKEVVAVLKKCGVAAKLNETECSIPATKEISVPEQPSIALEPELCAALLAMPAFSNGQVTLNGYWPKTKTAEDALRILKAGGLNVEISKGSITATKGEAAAEASFDFGNANDLFPVGLALAVNTRSECKVSNIADAVMFEQGIELLERLGIKYERGDEELTVLPGRLKWDEAWSAPTPFFGIALGLMAWMRPGISLENPGDISDLWPRYWTLYNSLPEINGLKDPEVKKKDESTTRRRIKID